One Malus sylvestris chromosome 14, drMalSylv7.2, whole genome shotgun sequence DNA segment encodes these proteins:
- the LOC126599520 gene encoding long chain acyl-CoA synthetase 4-like, producing MAATKYKYLVEVEKAKEAEDGRPSQGPVYRSLFAKNGFPPAIPGMDSCWDVFRMSVEKNPGNPMLGRREIVNGKAGKYVWLTYKEVYDVVVKVGNAIRSCGVGEGDKCGIYGVNCPEWIMSMEACNAHGLYCVPLYDSLGAGAVEFIICHAEVSIAFSEEKKIPELLKTFPGAAKYLKTLVSFGNVTPEQKETLEQYGVALYSWSEFLQLGENKDFDLPVKKKSDICTIMYTSGTTGDPKGVLISNESIITLLVGVKRLLESVNEQLSEKDVYLSFLPLAHTFDRVIEELFIWTGAQIGFWHGDVKLLTADIGELKPTIFCAVPRVLDRIYAGLTHRISSGGFVKKTMFNLAYSYKYHNMQKGHGHAQASPIADKVVFSKVKQGLGGRVRLILSGAAPLSTHVEAFLRVVACAHVLQGYGLTETCAGTFVSLPNELSMLGTVGPPVPNVDVCLESVPEMGYDALSDTPRGEVCVRGNTLFSGYYKREDLTKEVLIDGWFHTGDVGEWQPDGSLKIIDRKKNIFKLSQGEYVAVENLENIYGLVSDIDAIWVYGNSFESFLVAVVNPNKQAIESWAQQNGISGDFNSLCGNAKVKEHILGELNKIAKEKKLKGFEVIKGVHLDPEPFDMERDLITPTYKKKRPQLLKHYKDLIDNMYKSAK from the exons ATGGCGGCGACCAAGTACAAGTACCTGGTTGAAGTGGAGAAGGCCAAGGAGGCCGAGGACGGGAGGCCGTCGCAGGGACCTGTGTACCGGAGCCTCTTCGCTAAGAATGGCTTTCCGCCTGCGATTCCCGGAATGGACAGTTGCTGGGATGTTTTCCG CATGTCAGTGGAGAAAAATCCCGGAAATCCAATGCTCGGTCGTCGGGAGATTGTGAATGGGAAG GCTGGTAAATATGTGTGGCTAACATATAAGGAAGTGTATGATGTGGTAGTCAAAGTTGGAAATGCCATTCGCAGTTGTGGTGTGGGCGAA GGAGACAAGTGTGGTATATATGGTGTCAACTGCCCAGAATGGATTATGAGCATGGAA GCTTGCAATGCTCATGGACTCTATTGCGTGCCTTTATATGACTCCCTAG GTGCTGGTGCTGTGGAATTTATCATATGCCATGCTGAAGTTTCAATTGCTTTTTCTGAAGAAAAGAAGATACCCGAG CTGTTGAAAACATTTCCTGGTGCAGCAAAATATCTGAAGA CACTTGTGAGCTTTGGCAATGTTACACCTGAACAAAAGGAAACACTTGAGCAGTATGGAGTGGCATTATATTCATGGAGTGAATTTCTGCAACTG GGAGAGAATAAAGATTTTGACCTTccagtaaaaaagaaaagtgatATCTGTACTATAATGTATACTAGTGGAACAACTGGTGACCCCAAGGGAGTATTGATATCCAATGAAAGCATCATTACTCTTCTGGTTGGGGTGAAACGTTTGCTAGAGAGTGTAAATGAACAG tTGAGTGAGAAGGATGTATATCTTTCATTTCTTCCTCTTGCACATACCTTCGATCGGGTGATTGAGGAGTTATTTATCTGGACTGGCGCCCAAATAGGGTTCTGGCATGGG GATGTCAAATTGTTAACTGCAGACATTGGGGAGCTAAAACCGACTATCTTCTGTGCTGTTCCTCGTGTATTAGACAGAATCTATGCAG GCTTGACACACAGGATTTCGTCAGGCGGCTTTGTGAAAAAGACCATGTTCAATCTTGCATATTCATA CAAGTATCATAACATGCAAAAGGGCCATGGGCATGCACAGGCGTCTCCCATTGCTGACAAAGTTGTGTTTAGTAAG GTAAAGCAAGGATTGGGTGGTAGGGTGCGGCTTATACTGTCTGGAGCTGCTCCTCTTTCTACTCATGTAGAAGCTTTCTTACGAGTGGTGGCGTGCGCTCATGTTTTACAAGGATATG GTCTGACAGAGACTTGTGCGGGGACATTTGTATCACTGCCAAATGAACTTTCAATGCTTGGCACTGTGGGACCTCCAGTTCCGAATGTGGATGTGTGCCTAGAATCAGTCCCCGAAATGGGATACGATGCTCTTTCAGACACACCGCGTGGAGAAGTATGTGTAAGGGGTAACACTTTGTTTTCAGGGTACTACAAACGCGAGGACCTCACCAAAGAGGTCCTGATAGATGGCTGGTTCCATACAG GGGATGTTGGTGAGTGGCAACCAGATGGAAGCTTGAAAATCATTGACCGAAAGAAGAATATTTTCAAGCTTTCGCAAGGAGAGTATGTTGCAGTTGAAAACTTGGAGAATATTTATGGACTTGTTTCTGATATTGACGCG ATATGGGTTTATGGGAACAGCTTTGAGTCCTTCCTGGTTGCGGTAGTTAATCCCAACAAGCAAGCAATTGAAAGTTGGGCTCAACAAAATGGTATATCTGGTGacttcaattctctttgtgGAAATGCAAAGGTGAAAGAACACATACTTGGAGAGCTCAACAAGATTGCTAAAGAGAAAAAG TTGAAAGGTTTTGAGGTTATAAAAGGTGTTCACCTTGACCCAGAACCATTTGACATGGAGCGTGACCTTATCACTCCAACATACAAGAAAAAGAGACCCCAGTTGCTTAAACACTACAAG GATTTGATCGATAACATGTACAAGAGTGCAAAATAA